In uncultured Bacteroides sp., one genomic interval encodes:
- a CDS encoding DoxX family protein — MNAIKKFLATDQQSWSLLVARLALGLVILPHGMQKALGLFGGYGFSETLGAFQSMGMPLIIGVSVILAEFVGSLGILVGAGTRFMAFSVGLTMAGAAVLGGHINNGFFMNWFGQQKGEGLEYFILVVGLSIAILIGGAGRYAVDNLISKKLK, encoded by the coding sequence ATGAATGCAATTAAGAAATTCTTAGCAACCGACCAACAATCATGGTCTTTGTTAGTAGCACGTTTGGCTTTAGGCCTTGTAATATTACCTCACGGAATGCAAAAAGCTCTCGGACTTTTCGGTGGATATGGTTTTTCAGAAACACTTGGTGCTTTCCAGTCAATGGGTATGCCTTTAATTATCGGAGTTTCAGTCATTCTGGCTGAATTTGTTGGAAGCTTAGGTATTCTTGTAGGTGCCGGAACACGTTTTATGGCTTTCTCTGTAGGTCTTACAATGGCTGGAGCCGCAGTTCTTGGTGGTCATATAAACAATGGTTTTTTCATGAACTGGTTTGGTCAGCAGAAAGGCGAAGGACTTGAATACTTTATCCTTGTTGTAGGTTTGTCTATTGCCATTCTCATTGGCGGAGCTGGTCGTTATGCTGTCGACAATCTTATTTCAAAGAAACTTAAATAA
- a CDS encoding Crp/Fnr family transcriptional regulator, whose amino-acid sequence MNYNNLTICPLFKDMSKEEHDQFLQRNVKAVINYKKGEIVVRQGEVINYMYLLVKGIVRTQMITQEGNAVEIEMLEAVMPLAPAFIFANNNKYPVDVITMEPCTFLKIPKSDWLNEMIHNEKLMINFLTLNSNLAVFLSMKLQMISLKSLKYKLAIFLLEKTTPEKNYFILKRTRTQLAEYFGVQRPSLARTIKDFENEGIINTDGRIITILDRNKLTRI is encoded by the coding sequence ATGAATTATAATAACTTAACCATCTGTCCGCTATTCAAAGACATGAGCAAGGAAGAACATGATCAATTCTTACAAAGAAATGTAAAGGCGGTAATCAATTACAAAAAAGGAGAAATTGTAGTGAGGCAGGGAGAAGTTATCAATTACATGTATTTACTGGTTAAAGGTATTGTGCGTACCCAAATGATCACACAAGAAGGGAATGCTGTTGAGATAGAAATGCTGGAAGCTGTAATGCCACTTGCTCCGGCCTTCATTTTTGCAAATAACAATAAATATCCTGTTGATGTTATAACAATGGAACCTTGTACGTTCCTGAAAATACCAAAATCAGATTGGCTGAATGAGATGATTCACAACGAAAAACTCATGATTAACTTCCTGACTCTGAATTCAAATCTGGCTGTTTTTCTCTCAATGAAACTACAAATGATATCATTAAAAAGCCTAAAATATAAACTTGCTATATTTTTACTCGAAAAAACTACTCCCGAAAAGAACTATTTCATACTAAAACGCACAAGAACCCAGTTAGCCGAATACTTTGGAGTACAGCGTCCTTCTCTGGCACGTACAATCAAAGATTTTGAAAATGAAGGCATTATCAATACTGATGGCCGTATTATTACTATCCTCGACAGAAATAAACTGACAAGGATTTAA
- the ric gene encoding iron-sulfur cluster repair di-iron protein, producing MKEFKKLKIGEIVADDFRAAEVFKKEGVDFCCGGNQSLEEVAKEKDLNIAELENKLNNLETVVPGRQPNYKDWNLYFLCDYIVNEYHSKVYRVLPQIMDYLNKIVQVHGAGHPELKEIADLFSLVNTELPIHQQQEENVFFPAIKEALSSNSAKAKEIVNSQIALMTEEHELIGGTVDKISLLSNHYSVPDDGCNTYHVTYKLLKEFEEDLHVHVHLENNILYPKALNLTKS from the coding sequence ATGAAAGAGTTTAAGAAATTGAAAATAGGTGAGATTGTTGCTGATGATTTCAGAGCAGCGGAAGTCTTTAAGAAAGAAGGTGTTGATTTTTGCTGTGGTGGAAATCAAAGTCTGGAAGAAGTGGCCAAAGAAAAGGATCTGAATATAGCTGAACTTGAAAATAAACTGAATAACCTTGAGACTGTTGTTCCGGGCAGGCAGCCCAATTATAAAGACTGGAATCTGTATTTTTTATGCGATTACATTGTAAATGAGTATCATAGTAAGGTTTATAGAGTTTTACCTCAAATAATGGATTACTTGAATAAGATAGTTCAGGTTCATGGAGCCGGTCACCCGGAACTAAAGGAAATTGCAGATTTATTTTCATTGGTAAATACAGAATTACCAATACACCAGCAACAGGAAGAAAATGTGTTTTTCCCAGCTATCAAAGAAGCTTTGAGTTCAAATTCGGCAAAAGCAAAAGAGATAGTAAATTCGCAAATTGCCCTGATGACTGAAGAGCATGAACTGATAGGTGGCACTGTAGATAAGATAAGTTTGTTAAGCAATCACTACTCAGTACCCGATGATGGCTGTAATACTTATCATGTTACTTATAAGCTATTAAAAGAATTTGAGGAAGACTTACACGTACACGTGCA